A genomic region of Fusarium falciforme chromosome 4, complete sequence contains the following coding sequences:
- a CDS encoding PPM-type phosphatase domain-containing protein, giving the protein MNRVAVRAIRTTSLSAVRTLSHTPRRGFSISSLSLAQARSTASAHARRARRNPANTTPLRSSMYFRRLPLALVSSLVVGYGAWYSYNGSNTAPSSATVSRNVLTSTQTADALPTRTVLVVGADELRQGTIVGEGPISKATRDDGRRIVEMLTPEQATDKLRRLEQSFSVNRGHGVTRYDVVQLPSNDPIEDDHAEKIVEVPNRSAGAETDSSDWMFWGVFDGHSGWTTSATLRESLINYVARELNDTYKKAAGDLPSEDAVSLAIKTGFTRLDNEIVHKSVEKVFKASSKTVAAELLQPALSGSCALLSFYDSRSNLLRVACTGDSRAVLGRRSDNGKWTATALSEDQTGSNPEEVARMRKEHPGEENVIRNGRVLGGLEPSRAFGDAVYKWSRDVAWKLRENFFGRSPSPLLKTPPYVTAEPVVTTTKVNPEKGDFLVLATDGLWEMLTNEEVVGLVGKWIETQGQSSSNTQFDAAWNKIFGSSKAPLPVEESKTAGPDGNKTPIRLQQWGIDPDAKDRFVVKDKNVATHLIRNALGGTNDEQVCALLTLPSPFSRRYRDDLTVQVIFFGHGEKTGEVTVNLDASTGESMRAKL; this is encoded by the exons ATGAATCGAGTCGCCGTTCGAGCCATTCGGACGACGTCTCTCTCTGCCGTCCGCACCCTCTCCCATACGCCGCGCCgaggcttctccatctcgtcgcTCTCGCTCGCCCAGGCCAGGTCCACCGCCAGCGCCCACGCTCGTCGCGCCCGTCGCAACCCAGCAAATACTACGCCGTTGAGGTCCTCCATGTACTTCCGCCGTCTGCCCCTCGCTCTCGTATCCAGTCTCGTCGTTGGGTACGGTGCATGGTACTCCTACAACGGCTCTAACACTGCACCAAGTTCGGCCACCGTCTCCAGGAACGTCCTCACTTCGACTCAGACAGCTGATGCGCTGCCCACCCGAACCGTTCTCGTAGTGGGCGCCGACGAGCTCCGACAGGGTACTATTGTTGGCGAGGGTCCTATTTCCAAGGCCACCCGTGACGACGGTCGTCGCATCGTCGAGATGCTCACCCCGGAGCAGGCCACCGATAAGCTGCGACGTCTTGAGCAGTCCTTCTCTGTCAACCGTGGTCACGGTGTCACCCGCTACGACGTGGTTCAGCTACCCAGCAACGACCCTATTGAGGACGACCATGCCGAGAAGATCGTGGAGGTTCCCAACAGGTCCGCAGGTGCTGAGACTGACAGCAGTGACTGGATGTTCTGGGGTGTCTTTGATGGTCACTC AGGATGGACTACGTCGGCGACTCTGAGAGAAAGCCTGATCAACTATGTTGCGAGGGAGCTCAATGACACGTATAAGAAGGCTGCTGGAGACCTTCCCTCGGAGGATGCTGTTAGCCTGGCCATCAAGACTGGCTTCACCCGCCTGGATAACGAGATCGTTCACAAAAGCGTCGAGAAGGTTTTCAAGGCTAGTTCCAAGACCGTCGCCGCTGAATTGTTGCAACCTGCACTGTCCGGATCGTGCGCCTTGCTTTCGTTCTACGACAGCCGCAGCAACCTTCTCCGGGTTGCTTGCACTGGTGATTCCCGAGCCGTCTTGGGTCGTCGGTCAGATAATGGAAAGTGGACTGCCACAGCTCTATCGGAGGACCAGACCGGCAGCAACCCCGAAGAGGTTGCTCGCATGCGCAAGGAGCACCCCGGAGAGGAAAACGTGATCCGCAATGGCCGTGTCCTCGGTGGCCTTGAGCCCTCGCGTGCCTTTGGTGATGCCGTCTACAAGTGGAGCAGAGATGTGGCCTGGAAGTTGCGTGAGAACTTCTTTGGACGTAGTCCGTCGCCTCTTCTGAAGACTCCCCCCTATGTCACGGCCGAGCCTgtcgtcaccaccaccaaggtTAATCCCGAAAAGGGCGATTTCCTCGTCTTGGCCACCGATGGTCTCTGGGAGATGCTGACCAACGAAGAGGTTGTTGGTCTTGTGGGCAAGTGGATTGAGACCCAGGGACAGTCTTCATCCAACACTCAGTTCGACGCTGCTTGGAACAAGATCTTTGGCTCATCGAAGGCCCCGCTACCCGTTGAGGAGAGCAAGACCGCAGGCCCCGACGGAAACAAGACGCCGATACGCCTCCAGCAGTGGGGTATCGACCCTGATGCCAAGGATCGGTTTgtggtcaaggacaagaacgtGGCAACGCACCTTATCAGGAATGCCCTTGGTGGTACCAACGATGAGCAGGTCTGTGCCTTGCTCACATTGCCTTCTCCTTTCTCACGACGATATCG TGACGACCTGACTGTTCAGGTCATCTTCTTTGGCCACGGCGAGAAGACGGGCGAGGTTACCGTGAACCTGGACGCATCTACTGGCGAGAGTATGCGAGCGAAGTTGTAG
- a CDS encoding Rhomboid domain-containing protein: MSFTNAPVTRLGVLCLIAGSILASVLDVKHYFYIIIDTHIWRYRQLWRLLAYQLCYTNSTEVLFAAMSLYNLRIVERMWGSRKFASFLIVTFLLTALLPPLVSIVLRPLTAGWFNYMPAGPTPIIFAILAQYHAMVPHMYKYRVATSEAPPTDEPFVGLTFSDKSYKYAITLHLALLQWPGSLLGAVIGWVLGYSWREGLLPAALVRWRVPGWVVGLSTQRRSAEFEGLRRRLEGETTTSAVATGAQGAAEGQAERRRTMGQQIMDQVREVL; the protein is encoded by the exons ATGTCCTTCACCAACGCTCCCGTGACCCGACTTGGGGTGCTCTGCCTCATCGCTGGCTCCATCCTCGCAAGCGTCCTCGACGTCAAGCACTACTTCTACATCATCATCGACACACACATATGGCGCTACCGCCAGCTCTGGAGGCTGCTGGCCTATCAGCTATGCTACACCAACTCGACCGAGGTCCTATTCGCCGCCATGTCTCTGTATAATTTGCGTATCGTCGAGCGCATGTGGGGTTCTCGCAAGTTTGCA TCCTTCTTGATAGTCACGTTCCTCCTCACCGCATTGCTCCCGCCCCTCGTCTCAATCGTCTTGCGACCTCTTACCGCGGGGTGGTTCAACTACATGCCGGCTGGCCCGACACccatcatctttgccatcCTGGCCCAATATCATGCTATGGTCCCGCACATGTACAAATACCGTGTTGCTACGTCCGAGGCGCCACCCACTGACGAGCCCTTCGTCGGCCTTACATTCTCGGACAAGTCATACAAGTATGCTATTACCTTGCACCTTGCGCTATTGCAATGGCCGGGATCACTCTTGGGGGCTGTTATTGGCTGGGTCCTGGGGTACTCGTGGCGGGAGGGACTCCTTCCGGCTGCCCTCGTGCGCTGGCGGGTGCCGGGCTGGGTGGTGGGGCTGAGCACGCAGAGGCGGAGTGCCGAGTTTGAAGGTCTGCGACGTCGGCTCGAGGGCGAGACGACGACATCGGCCGTCGCAACTGGTGCCCAAGGTGCGGCGGAGGGTCAGGCGGAGCGGAGGAGGACGATGGGGCAGCAGATTATGGATCAGGTCCGAGAGGTGCTGTAG
- a CDS encoding Uds1 domain-containing protein, whose amino-acid sequence MNAYAPEGSPYGYGPSRLSPPAPSPSGKTLVEGYRKDILTGFEKEHPRYNPMNPDRPQSSVLVDLKDPIQVHLLTETALSDSKKFEILSQEEVDDLKKQCQSLTQRVESTRQNLTIQSKYRDAAISMARLYSPGKIEGRRRSLLGRNSGGDHARAKEAEAERQASERKCEELAAELFNLEKRLMEPQRRLLEHTAGILQLTHKVSKKKGQTPPNQPVNGMPGSPESLYTYTRNSMDHPADDNYFNDNYGFGHMDEFSRGQPRQNAIEIPLKSPIREQNQLKEEMEKMRDENTQLRSQTDTLVRSISDMETRLENLNGSLRDAIVRFNPSKNDEYLEPPFGVPGMEPGEMLRNQMDYLEMGLVAIEAEQDSTDEHGKVDEKIEQRIEALNNQVRELLLTVDPDYPMAPHSAKGDINAQFAYLEDALRAADSELERAVRAASAGMPGGQDDGQVERVLMGLWEMMQSGFAKIKKEKEERRRARMDKGYQDEEISDDEFDVDEPFTISGFSNRVQWLYSQATTLKDQKSVLKRQIKQQRELNNKSDAEKDEEIQRRQEELEETQVLLARAERDAMTAQTMLSETLEELEHARTTSTNNIGRGPEAEESSKKVAALEADVKRLQTDLAGAAGAAGAAHAQIEERDEKIADLEADLKQLQADLAGAVAAAGAAQSQIEDRESKIAALESELEYLETANAQIEERNQKIAALQTEVQQANVAHGQVEERNAKIAALEAEIQQANALRDEVEERNARIATLEAEIQKANALRDQLDERNAKITILEAEVEHLNALQEEVQERNAKIAILEAETQQTNALRGQTEERDAKIAALEAELQKASAAEARLEERNARVAHLESDMELLQADLAGAAGAAGAAQAQIEERNQKIAALEAELKQLEANLLVAESSSKATSNQLTGVDSVIDALNAQLDETTRAKNNAEESARSLKQQVSTQKEDIAAKKKALKVKEDELELLNMNLVEMKTELTIAQAELDGAYGSRAERAADVAAIKTSGEVMKLQNQLTRLKNELSGTVQELEEVTKETLSAEREKIVLENKLEDVLSTKSGLESELTKLRGRLESEMDKANEQISKLQEELDGERLKAIPPTGGTGRGASMLSEQFRATMREERKKFQENMKEERARYRQLEEELAKLKRAQGSDKNSLSPP is encoded by the exons ATGAATGCGTACGCGCCAGAGGGCAGCCCTTACGGGTACGGCCCTTCCAGGCTGTCGCCTCCGGCCCCGAGCCCCAGCGGCAAGACTCTCGTGGAAGGATATCGTAAAGACATCCTCACTGGTTTTGAGAAGGAGCACCCTCGTTATAATCCA ATGAACCCAGATCGCCCCCAGAGCTCCGTTCTAGTCGACCTCAAAGACCCGATCCAAGTACATCTCCTCACCGAGACGGCCCTCTCCGACAGCAAGAAATTCGAGATCCTGTCGCAGGAGGAGGTGGACGACTTGAAGAAGCAATGCCAATCCCTGACCCAGCGAGTTGAGTCGACGAGACAGAACTTGACCATCCAGTCGAAATACCGCGATGCTGCCATCTCCATGGCGAGGCTATACTCCCCTGGGAAAATAGAAgggaggcggaggagctTGTTGGGTCGGAATAGTGGTGGCGACCATGCTCGTGCtaaggaggccgaggctgaaCGACAGGCGAGCGAGCGGAAATGTGAAGAACTGGCTGCCGAGCTGTTCAATCTCGAGAAACGACTGATGGAGCCTCAACGGCGTCTCCTGGAACATACTGCTGGTATCCTTCAGTTGACGCACAAGGtttccaagaagaagggtcaAACACCACCGAACCAACCCGTGAACGGCATGCCTGGGAGCCCGGAGAGCCTTTATACTTATACCCGAAACAGCATGGACCATCCCGCCGACGACAATTATTTCAATGACAACTATGGTTTTGGTCATATGGACGAGTTTTCAAGGGGACAGCCTCGCCAGAATGCTATTGAGATCCCCCTCAAGTCGCCAATCAGGGAGCAGAACCAGCtcaaggaagagatggagaagatgcGGGATGAAAACACACAACTAAGGAGTCAAACGGACACTTTAGTCAGATCGATATCTGATATGGAAACACGCTTGGAGAACCTCAATGGCTCATTGCGGGACGCCATCGTCCGCTTCAACCCCTCCAAGAACGACGAGTATCTGGAGCCGCCGTTTGGAGTTCCAGGAATGGAGCCCGGAGAGATGCTCAGGAATCAGATGGATTACCTGGAGATGGGCCTTGTTGCTATTGAAGCTGAGCAAGACTCGACGGATGAGCATGGAAAGGTGGACGAAAAGATTGAACAACGGATCGAGGCGTTGAACAATCAAGTGCGGGAACTTCTCCTGACCGTTGACCCCGACTACCCCATGGCGCCTCACTCAGCCAAGGGTGATATCAATGCGCAGTTCGCCTACCTCGAGGATGCCTTGCGAGCTGCCGACTCAGAGCTGGAGCGAGCTGTGCGGGCAGCCTCGGCTGGCATGCCAGGTGGCCAGGACGATGGCCAGGTGGAAAGGGTCTTGATGGGTCTATGGGAGATGATGCAGTCTGGCTTTGCCAAGAttaagaaggaaaaggaggaaCGCCGGAGAGCTCGCATGGACAAGGGTTATCAAGACGAAGAGATTTCCGACGACGAGTTCGATGTGGATGAGCCGTTCACCATTTCTGGCTTCTCCAACCGTGTTCAATGGCTCTATTCCCAGGCCACCACACTCAAGGACCAGAAGTCGGTGCTCAAGCGACAGATCAAGCAGCAGCGTGAGCTCAACAACAAGTCTGACGccgagaaggacgaggagatCCAGAGGAGacaggaggagctggaggagaccCAGGTTCTGCTCGCCCGCGCCGAGAGAGACGCCATGACCGCCCAGACGATGCTCTCTGAGACACTGGAGGAACTCGAGCACGCTCGCACGACCTCCACCAACAACATTGGCCGTGGAcccgaggctgaggagagcAGCAAGAAGGTTGCAGCTCTCGAGGCTGATGTGAAGCGGCTTCAGACTGATCTGGCTGGTGCGGCTGGCGCAGCCGGTGCAGCACACGCCCAGATCGAAGAGCGCGACGAGAAGATTGCAGATCTGGAAGCAGATCTCAAGCAGCTCCAGGCTGATCTTGCTGGCGCTGTAGCGGCTGCAGGTGCTGCTCAGTCCCAGATCGAGGACCGCGAAAGCAAGATTGCTGCGCTTGAATCAGAACTGGAATACCTCGAGACTGCCAACGCCCAGATCGAGGAACGCAACCAGAAGATTGCCGCGCTTCAGACTGAAGTCCAACAGGCCAATGTTGCTCATGGCCAGGTCGAAGAACGTAATGCCAAGATCGCAGCCCTTGAGGCCGAGATCCAACAAGCCAACGCTCTGCGAGACGAAGTCGAGGAGCGTAACGCAAGAATTGCCACTCTGGAAGCCGAGATCCAGAAGGCTAACGCCCTCCGAGACCAGCTCGACGAGCGCAACGCCAAGATTACTATCCTGGAAGCCGAAGTTGAGCATCTCAACGCTCTTCAAGAAGAGGTCCAGGAGCGCAATGCCAAGATCGCTATCCTCGAGGCCGAAACCCAGCAGACCAACGCTCTCCGAGGTCAGACCGAGGAGCGTGATGCCAAGATTGCTGCCCTTGAAGCTGAGCTACAGAAAGCTAGTGCTGCAGAGGCTCGACTCGAAGAGCGGAATGCTAGGGTCGCCCACCTCGAGTCTGATATGGAGCTTCTCCAGGCTGACTTGgctggagctgctggagCCGCCGGGGCTGCCCAGGCTCAGATTGAGGAGCGCAACCAGAAGATTGCGGCTCTCGAGGCTGAGTtgaagcagctcgaggcaAACCTGCTTGTTGCCGAGTCTTCAAGCAAGGCTACCAGCAACCAGTTGACCGGCGTGGATTCTGTCATCGATGCGCTCAACGCACAGCTCGATGAGACGACCAGGGCGAAGAACAATGCAGAAGAGTCTGCCCGTTCCTTGAAGCAACAAGTGAGCACGCAGAAGGAGGATATCGcagcaaagaagaaggcgcttaaggtcaaggaggacgaactcgagcttctcaacaTGAACCTCGTGGAGATGAAGACGGAACTCACCATTGCTCAGGCCGAGCTGGACGGCGCCTACGGATCACGCGCGGAGCGTGCCGCTGACGTTGCCGCCATCAAGACCAGCGGAGAGGTGATGAAGCTCCAGAACCAGCTCACAAGACTCAAGAACGAGCTCTCCGGAACCGTGCAGGAGCTAGAGGAAGTGACAAAGGAGACGCTGAGTGCCGAGCGCGAGAAGATTGTGCTCGAGAACAAGCTTGAAGACGTCCTATCGACAAAATCTGGCCTTGAAAGCGAGCTGACAAAGCTGCGTGGGCGACTCGAGTCCGAAATGGACAAGGCGAACGAACAGATCAGCAAGCTCCAGGAGGAACTGGATGGCGAACGCCTGAAGGCGATACCCCCTACGGGCGGAACTGGCCGAGGAGCGTCTATGTTGAGTGAGCAGTTCCGAGCCACGATgagggaagagaggaagaagttcCAGGAGAACATGAAG GAGGAGCGTGCGAGATACCGCCAGCTTGAAGAAGAGCTCGCAAAGCTGAAGCGTGCCCAGGGATCTGACAAGAACTCGCTGAGTCCACCATGA
- a CDS encoding Protein kish has protein sequence MSALFNFQSLLLVLLLLICTSAYVHHFTPSIMDRNKNGFMGIFWKCARIGERLSPYISICCVLMAVSILLN, from the exons ATG TCCGCCCTCTTCAACTTCCagtccctcctcctcgtcctcctgcTGCTCATCTGCACGAGCGCATACGTCCACCACTTCACTCCGAGTATCATGGACAGGAATAAGAACGG GTTCATGGGCATCTTCTGGAAATGCGCAAGGATAGGAGAACGATTGAGTCCATACATAAGCATATGCTGTGTCCTCATGGCT GTCTCCATCCTCCTGAACTAG
- a CDS encoding RuvB-like helicase, with protein MVQISEVKGNKRDNRTAAHTHIKGLGLKSDGYAEKQASGFVGQIGARESCGVVVDLIRAQKMAGRGVLLAGGPGTGKTALALAISQELGTKIPFCPIVGSEIYSTEVKKTEMLMENFRRAIGLKVRETKEVYEGEVTELTPEEAENPLGGYGKTISTLLIGLKSAKGQKKLRLDPSIYEAIQKERVTVGDVIYIEANTGACKRVGRSDAYATEFDLEAEEYVPIPKGEVHKKKEIVQDVTLHDLDVANARPQGGQDIMSMMGQLMKPKMTEITEKLRAEINKVVSKYIDQGVAELVPGVLFIDEAHMLDVECFTYLNRALESPISPIVVLASNRGMCTIRGTDGIVAAHGIPSDFLARLLIIPTTPYEADEIKSIVRIRASTEGVSVSDAAIDKIAEHGVRISMRYCLQLLTPASILAKANGRSQIDVQDVAECEDLFLDARRSAALLSSEAGQGFLS; from the exons ATGGTCCAGATCAGCGAGGTGAAGGGGAACAAGCGAGACAATCGCACGGCCGCCCACACTCACATCAAGGGCTTGGGTTTGAAGTCAGATGGATACGCAGAGAAGCAGGCCTCTGGCTTTGTCGGCCAAATCGGCGCCCGTGAG TCTTGCGGCGTCGTGGTGGACTTGATTCGAGCCCAGAAGATGGCTGGCCGAGGTGTCTTGTTGGCAGGAGGTCCTGGAACTGGAAAGACGGCACTCGCGCTCGCCATCAGCCAAGAGCTGGGCACCAAAATCCCCTTCTGCCCCATCGTGGGTAGCGAAATCTACTCGACCGAAGTTAAGAAGACCGAAATGTTGATGGAAAACTTCCGAAGAGCGATTGGTCTCAAGGTCCGAGAGACAAAGGAGGTGTACGAGGGAGAGGTTACAGAGCTGACCcccgaggaggccgagaaccCTCTGGGTGGCTACGGCAAGACCATCAGCACACTGCTCATCGGCCTGAAGAGCGCAAAGGGACAGAAGAAGCTTCGCCTCGACCCCAGCATCTACGAGGCTATCCAAAAGGAGCGTGTCACAGTGGGAGACGTCATCTACATCGAGGCGAACACGGGCGCATGCAAACGAGTTGGCCGATCGGACGCCTATGCCACAGAATTCGACCTCGAGGCGGAGGAGTACGTGCCCATCCCCAAGGGCGAGGtgcacaagaagaaggagattgTGCAAGATGTCACGTTGCACGATCTGGACGTGGCCAACGCGCGACCCCAGGGCGGACAGGACATTATGAGCATGATGGGCCAGCTGATGAAGCCCAAGATGACTGAGATTACCGAAAAGCTGCGCGCTGAGATCAACAAAGTGGTCAGCAAGTATATTGACCAGGGTGTGGCTGAACTTGTGCCAGGCGTCTTGTTCATTGATGAG GCGCATATGCTCGATGTGGAGTGCTTCACCTACCTGAACCGAGCCCTGGAATCGCCCATTTCGCCCATCGTTGTCTTGGCCTCCAACCGGGGAATGTGTACCATCAGAGGCACCGACGGTATTGTCGCAGCTCACGGAATCCCCTCCGACTTCCTGGCTCGGCTGCTCATCATTCCCACAACGCCATACGAGGCGGATGAGATCAAGAGCATCGTGCGGATACGTGCCTCGACCGAGGGCGTCTCAGTCTCGGACGCCGCCATCGACAAAATCGCGGAACACGGTGTCCGCATCAGCATGCGGTACTGCCTGCAGCTGCTGACTCCCGCAAG CATTCttgccaaggccaacggCCGTTCGCAGATCGACGTCCAGGATGTTGCGGAGTGCGAGGACCTGTTCCTTGACGCCCGTCGCAGCGCGGCGCTCCTCAGCAGCGAGGCCGGACAAGGCTTCCTGTCGTAG